From the genome of Gemmatimonas phototrophica, one region includes:
- a CDS encoding NYN domain-containing protein, with protein MSRHPSRSGASSPARIIAPFHRGPSSVAPMAPMSQPNVAPPAHAPNAALLIDFDNVTMGIRSDLQEELKNLLSSDIVKGKVAVRRAYADWRRYPQYIVPLTEASIDLIFAPAYGSSKKNATDIRLAIDALELVFTRPEIGTFVLLSGDSDFSSMVIKLKEYGKYVIGVGIRESSSDLLVMNCDEYYSYNALAGLTKNGEDETTRWDPWELVTESVSRMKRNGDVMRSDRLKQVMQEIDASFDEKNLGHPKFSRFVHEAQQRGLLKVTKLESGQLEVDMPEGVPVAAVASSAAPAEGETREAREDRERRGRRGRRGRGRDRFDRDREPRDGEPQETEAVDGEPADGAVDPALEVTAEIPMPTGEPVDPLAIIQAVGIRPLPTDLVPDAASANAAPEAGAADGAESRGERDRGRRGRGRGRDRFRDRREERAVEGEVARAPEAARPEVSPAFQSTDVSDTIGRSGERLTRSDAFDLVRRSVESLVQGDQVTTASATRQRAFELLGRDSESLATRMFERILQDSHDANMIDLRRRGDDWEVARAADAASIVEQLKAVDDQQKAEAKAAQALLPAAPRGMGARGIGGRGKGPGAPPPDLLMFGVVGARPAAPASNGATPAPAPVAEVAAAPAAEAPTVVMDAAPEAPAAAKAAPAKGKKPAAKAPAKAPAKKAAKVADKPVAKPAAKPAPKPAAKAPAKAAKASAKAPAKAPAAKKAVAKAPAKKAAKKR; from the coding sequence ATGAGTCGTCATCCGTCCCGGTCAGGCGCATCGTCGCCGGCCCGCATCATTGCGCCGTTCCACCGCGGCCCGTCATCGGTCGCCCCCATGGCCCCGATGTCCCAACCCAATGTCGCGCCGCCGGCGCACGCGCCCAATGCGGCGCTGCTCATCGACTTCGATAACGTCACGATGGGCATTCGTTCCGACCTGCAGGAGGAGCTCAAGAATCTCCTCTCGTCGGACATCGTGAAAGGCAAAGTGGCGGTGCGTCGCGCCTACGCCGACTGGCGCCGCTACCCGCAGTACATCGTCCCGCTCACCGAAGCGTCCATCGATCTCATCTTCGCGCCGGCCTACGGTTCGTCCAAGAAAAACGCGACGGACATTCGTCTCGCGATCGATGCGCTCGAGCTGGTGTTCACGCGCCCCGAGATCGGCACCTTCGTGCTGCTCAGCGGCGACTCCGACTTCTCGAGCATGGTCATCAAGCTCAAGGAGTACGGCAAGTACGTGATTGGCGTGGGCATCCGCGAGTCGTCGAGCGATCTGCTCGTGATGAACTGCGATGAGTACTACTCGTACAACGCACTGGCCGGCCTGACCAAGAACGGCGAAGACGAAACCACGCGCTGGGATCCGTGGGAGCTGGTCACCGAGTCGGTGTCGCGCATGAAGCGCAACGGCGACGTGATGCGCTCCGATCGCCTCAAGCAGGTGATGCAGGAAATCGACGCGTCGTTCGACGAGAAGAATCTTGGCCACCCCAAGTTCTCGCGCTTCGTGCACGAAGCGCAGCAGCGTGGTCTGCTCAAGGTCACGAAGCTCGAGAGCGGCCAGCTCGAAGTGGATATGCCGGAAGGCGTGCCGGTCGCGGCCGTCGCATCGTCCGCCGCCCCTGCGGAAGGCGAAACGCGCGAAGCGCGGGAAGATCGCGAGCGTCGTGGTCGCCGGGGCCGTCGCGGCCGTGGCCGTGACCGGTTTGATCGCGATCGGGAGCCGCGCGACGGTGAACCGCAGGAAACCGAGGCGGTGGATGGCGAGCCGGCCGATGGCGCGGTCGATCCGGCGCTCGAGGTGACGGCCGAAATCCCGATGCCAACCGGCGAGCCAGTGGATCCGCTGGCCATCATTCAGGCGGTGGGCATTCGTCCGCTCCCCACCGATCTGGTGCCCGATGCGGCCTCTGCCAATGCGGCCCCCGAGGCTGGTGCGGCTGATGGCGCCGAGTCGCGTGGCGAGCGTGATCGCGGTCGTCGCGGGCGTGGTCGTGGCCGTGACCGGTTCCGCGACCGTCGGGAGGAGCGCGCCGTTGAAGGTGAGGTGGCGCGGGCGCCGGAAGCGGCGCGTCCCGAGGTCTCGCCGGCCTTCCAGAGCACGGATGTGTCCGATACCATTGGCCGCAGCGGTGAACGGCTCACGCGCAGCGATGCGTTTGATCTCGTGCGTCGGTCGGTGGAGTCGCTGGTGCAGGGCGATCAGGTCACCACGGCGAGTGCGACCCGTCAGCGGGCGTTTGAACTGCTGGGCCGTGACAGCGAGTCGCTGGCGACGCGCATGTTCGAGCGCATCCTGCAGGACTCGCACGATGCCAACATGATCGACCTGCGTCGTCGGGGCGATGACTGGGAAGTGGCGCGGGCGGCCGACGCGGCGAGCATTGTGGAGCAGCTCAAGGCGGTGGACGACCAGCAGAAGGCGGAGGCCAAGGCGGCGCAGGCGCTGTTGCCCGCGGCTCCGCGTGGTATGGGCGCCCGTGGCATTGGCGGTCGCGGCAAGGGCCCCGGTGCGCCGCCCCCAGACCTGCTGATGTTCGGTGTGGTGGGCGCTCGTCCGGCCGCCCCGGCCAGCAACGGTGCCACCCCGGCTCCGGCTCCGGTCGCTGAGGTTGCGGCTGCCCCGGCGGCGGAAGCGCCGACGGTGGTGATGGACGCCGCGCCGGAAGCCCCGGCGGCGGCCAAGGCGGCCCCCGCCAAGGGCAAGAAGCCCGCGGCCAAGGCTCCGGCCAAGGCTCCGGCGAAAAAGGCCGCCAAGGTGGCTGACAAGCCTGTCGCCAAGCCGGCCGCCAAGCCGGCTCCCAAGCCCGCGGCCAAGGCTCCCGCGAAGGCGGCCAAGGCATCGGCCAAGGCACCGGCCAAGGCGCCAGCGGCCAAGAAGGCCGTCGCCAAGGCGCCGGCCAAGAAGGCGGCCAAGAAGCGCTAA
- a CDS encoding DNA-3-methyladenine glycosylase → MHPGAPLPPAFYDRDAAVVARALLGTVLRHETSEGVVSGRIVETEAYLGPHDPASHSAVGRTARTWHMFGPPGTAYVYFVYGMHWCVNAVTGADGYGAAVLIRAVEPLEGIGRMRARRPRARRDQDLVNGPGKVCAAFGIDRTLDGTSLTGAGALTIVAGDDVPDEHVLVTPRIGITKAADWALRFVLRAAPPLFPRP, encoded by the coding sequence ATGCATCCCGGTGCTCCCCTGCCGCCCGCGTTCTATGATCGCGACGCGGCAGTGGTGGCCCGGGCGCTGCTGGGCACGGTGCTTCGGCACGAAACATCCGAAGGGGTGGTCAGTGGCCGGATCGTGGAGACCGAGGCATACCTCGGTCCTCACGATCCGGCTTCGCATTCGGCGGTTGGCCGCACGGCGCGCACCTGGCACATGTTCGGCCCGCCCGGCACGGCCTATGTGTATTTCGTGTACGGCATGCACTGGTGCGTGAATGCAGTGACCGGCGCTGATGGGTATGGCGCCGCGGTGCTCATCCGGGCCGTGGAGCCACTGGAAGGGATTGGTCGCATGCGCGCGCGGAGACCGCGGGCTCGCCGCGACCAGGACCTCGTCAACGGACCCGGCAAAGTGTGCGCGGCGTTTGGTATTGATCGTACGCTCGACGGCACGTCGCTCACCGGCGCGGGCGCGCTGACCATTGTGGCCGGTGATGACGTGCCGGATGAGCACGTGCTGGTCACACCGCGCATTGGCATAACCAAGGCGGCGGACTGGGCGCTGCGCTTTGTGCTTAGAGCAGCCCCGCCACTTTTCCCGCGTCCTTGA
- a CDS encoding glycine C-acetyltransferase, translating into MSLTQELQAELDALKAAGTYKRLNYIEGPQGARVHMEGRGEVIVLSSNNYLGLANEPSVVEAGVRALHQFGAGTASVRFICGTFTVHRDLEAAIARFVGTEASMSYVSAWNANEALTPTIAREGDFVISDALNHASIIDSVRLAKAMTKCTTAVYKHADMDDLREKLRANKDAKRKIIWTDGVFSMEGAIAKLPDILQIAREEGAIVVMDDSHATGVLGKTGRGTAEHFGVMGEVDIITSTLGKALGGAAGGFIAGSAALCDTMTQRSRPQLFSNALPPTVAASALAAVEFTESHPELVTRLHENSRYFRAAIQEAGFNPLPGETPIVPIIVGETALAIRMSDLMLERGVFVTGFGFPVVPKGEARVRCQVSAAHTRDDLDAVVAAFKDAGKVAGLL; encoded by the coding sequence ATGTCACTGACTCAGGAACTGCAGGCCGAGCTCGACGCCCTCAAGGCCGCCGGCACGTACAAGCGCCTCAACTACATCGAAGGGCCGCAGGGGGCACGCGTGCATATGGAAGGGCGCGGCGAAGTCATCGTGCTCTCCTCCAACAACTACCTCGGCCTCGCCAACGAACCCAGCGTGGTGGAAGCGGGGGTCCGGGCGCTGCATCAGTTCGGGGCGGGCACGGCCAGCGTGCGCTTCATCTGCGGCACCTTCACCGTGCACCGTGACCTCGAGGCCGCCATTGCCCGCTTCGTGGGGACCGAGGCCAGCATGAGCTATGTGTCGGCGTGGAACGCCAACGAAGCGCTCACGCCGACCATCGCGCGCGAAGGGGATTTCGTCATCTCCGACGCGCTCAACCACGCGTCCATCATTGACTCGGTGCGGTTGGCCAAGGCCATGACGAAGTGCACGACGGCGGTGTACAAGCACGCCGACATGGACGACCTGCGCGAGAAGCTGCGCGCGAACAAGGACGCCAAGCGCAAGATCATCTGGACCGACGGCGTCTTCTCCATGGAAGGTGCCATTGCGAAGCTTCCGGATATTCTGCAGATCGCCCGCGAGGAAGGGGCGATCGTGGTCATGGATGACTCCCATGCCACGGGTGTTTTGGGCAAAACGGGGCGCGGCACCGCCGAGCATTTTGGCGTAATGGGTGAGGTGGACATCATTACCTCCACGTTGGGCAAGGCGCTGGGTGGCGCGGCGGGTGGTTTCATTGCCGGGTCGGCCGCCCTGTGCGACACCATGACGCAGCGCTCGCGTCCGCAGCTGTTCTCCAATGCGTTGCCGCCTACGGTGGCGGCGAGCGCACTGGCCGCGGTGGAATTCACGGAGTCCCACCCGGAGCTCGTCACGCGCCTGCACGAGAACTCGCGCTACTTCCGCGCCGCTATTCAGGAGGCGGGGTTCAACCCGTTGCCGGGCGAAACGCCCATCGTGCCCATTATTGTGGGCGAAACGGCGTTGGCGATTCGCATGAGCGACTTGATGCTCGAGCGCGGCGTGTTTGTGACGGGGTTCGGCTTCCCGGTGGTGCCCAAAGGAGAAGCGCGGGTACGCTGTCAGGTGTCGGCGGCGCACACGCGCGACGATCTCGACGCGGTGGTGGCCGCGTTCAAGGACGCGGGAAAAGTGGCGGGGCTGCTCTAA
- the tdh gene encoding L-threonine 3-dehydrogenase — MKALVKQTAGRGLTLTEVPEPTIRDDEVLIRVRSAGVCGTDVHIYEWDAWASGRCTPPFICGHEFAGDVVAVGNLVESVKIGDRVTAEGHIVDDRSLFSRTGNAHVDPSTKIIGVDRDGCFAEYIAMPATNVWHLDDAISYDIGGIHDPMGNAFHTALTADIPGSVVLITGCGPIGAFAVGICKAAGAARIIATDINPKRLELARTMGAHDAVHPDQAHAAVMAASDGHGADVVLEMSGVPSAVHQAFALARPAGRVNMLGIPSRTIDIDFATEIIFKGLTIYGVVGRRMYDTWHQMSRFVRSGAFDPTPVITHRLPLEAVDEAMHLIKSGDAGKIIFTIG, encoded by the coding sequence ATGAAAGCGTTGGTGAAGCAGACCGCCGGACGCGGCCTCACCCTCACGGAAGTTCCGGAGCCCACCATCCGCGACGACGAAGTGCTCATCCGCGTGCGCAGCGCTGGCGTCTGCGGCACCGATGTGCACATCTACGAGTGGGATGCCTGGGCGTCCGGCCGGTGCACGCCGCCGTTCATCTGCGGCCATGAATTTGCCGGCGATGTCGTCGCGGTGGGCAACCTCGTTGAAAGCGTCAAAATCGGCGACCGCGTGACCGCCGAAGGGCATATCGTGGACGACCGTTCGCTCTTCAGCCGCACGGGCAACGCCCACGTGGACCCCTCCACCAAGATCATTGGCGTGGATCGGGACGGCTGCTTCGCCGAGTATATCGCCATGCCGGCCACCAATGTGTGGCACCTCGATGACGCCATCAGCTATGACATTGGCGGCATCCACGACCCCATGGGCAACGCCTTCCACACCGCCCTCACCGCCGACATTCCCGGCAGCGTCGTGCTCATCACCGGCTGCGGCCCCATTGGCGCCTTTGCGGTGGGCATCTGCAAGGCGGCGGGGGCGGCCCGCATCATTGCCACCGACATCAACCCCAAGCGTCTCGAACTGGCGCGCACCATGGGCGCCCATGACGCGGTGCACCCCGACCAGGCCCACGCCGCCGTCATGGCGGCCAGCGACGGACACGGCGCCGATGTCGTGCTCGAAATGTCGGGCGTCCCGAGCGCCGTGCACCAGGCGTTTGCGCTCGCCCGCCCGGCCGGCCGCGTGAACATGCTCGGCATTCCGTCGCGCACCATCGACATCGATTTCGCCACCGAGATCATCTTCAAGGGGCTCACCATCTACGGCGTGGTTGGCCGTCGCATGTACGACACCTGGCACCAGATGTCGCGCTTTGTGCGCTCCGGTGCCTTCGACCCCACGCCGGTCATTACGCACCGCCTGCCGCTCGAAGCGGTGGACGAGGCCATGCACCTCATCAAGTCCGGCGACGCGGGCAAAATCATCTTCACGATCGGCTGA
- a CDS encoding SAM-dependent methyltransferase produces the protein MLKIGDEAVEALRKADQIALTEILVWQEVDRIISRRLRLPAYATWKRRRLKMLEEYRKPEHWGLDPNAMLVRELADTSDRHVLVAGAEREGPALYLAARGAAVTAVEPAEDAVERVVRAAEAAGLTERVRGYCADLGAWAPDVALHAVVCTPSAFTGLSAQDRARVIEVLQSATVDGGVHLVETIVAGTDSTVDEAFPIEELTSRYSGWTISVERSANRRETFMARKEAAVA, from the coding sequence TTGCTGAAAATCGGTGATGAAGCGGTTGAGGCCCTCCGTAAGGCGGACCAGATCGCGCTCACCGAGATTCTGGTGTGGCAGGAAGTGGACCGCATCATTTCGCGGCGCCTGCGGCTCCCCGCGTATGCCACCTGGAAGCGCCGACGCCTCAAGATGCTTGAGGAGTACCGCAAGCCGGAGCACTGGGGGCTCGATCCGAACGCCATGCTCGTGCGCGAGCTGGCCGACACGAGTGACCGTCATGTGCTGGTGGCCGGTGCGGAGCGCGAAGGCCCGGCCCTCTATCTCGCCGCCCGGGGCGCCGCCGTAACGGCCGTGGAGCCGGCAGAAGACGCCGTGGAGCGCGTGGTGCGGGCTGCCGAGGCCGCAGGGCTCACCGAGCGCGTTCGTGGCTACTGCGCCGACCTGGGGGCCTGGGCCCCTGACGTGGCGCTGCACGCCGTAGTCTGCACGCCCAGTGCGTTTACCGGGCTCTCCGCGCAGGATCGGGCGCGGGTCATTGAGGTGCTGCAGAGCGCCACCGTAGACGGCGGTGTGCACCTGGTGGAAACCATCGTCGCCGGCACGGACAGCACGGTCGACGAGGCCTTTCCCATTGAAGAGCTCACGTCGCGCTACAGCGGCTGGACCATCAGCGTGGAGCGCAGCGCCAACCGCCGCGAAACGTTCATGGCGCGGAAGGAAGCCGCCGTCGCGTAA
- the mutM gene encoding bifunctional DNA-formamidopyrimidine glycosylase/DNA-(apurinic or apyrimidinic site) lyase — MPELPEVEHAASRLREAVLGHTIARAAALHPSQQRCFPEAAQQAVVGLRIDRIERRAKVQLLRLSNGAVLEVHFRMTGDWEFTALADAPPRLERVRFETLEGTRVSLVDGRAFCVVTLHAPGQFVPIAAGPEPLTDDFTVDGFLASLAKRRAPIKPALLDQQLVAGVGNIYASEACWEARIHPATAANTLSRARVTRLRDAIQLVLHTAPTGRYYARDDVNEREIWRVYGKDGDPCRRCGSRISRLVQAGRRTFYCGRCQRR, encoded by the coding sequence ATGCCGGAACTTCCAGAAGTTGAGCACGCCGCGAGCCGCCTGCGCGAGGCGGTTCTGGGGCACACGATTGCCCGGGCTGCCGCGCTGCACCCCAGCCAGCAGCGATGCTTTCCGGAAGCCGCCCAACAGGCCGTGGTGGGGCTCCGTATTGACCGGATCGAACGCCGGGCCAAGGTCCAACTGCTGCGCCTTTCCAATGGGGCCGTACTGGAGGTGCACTTCCGCATGACCGGCGACTGGGAGTTCACCGCGCTGGCTGACGCCCCTCCGCGTCTTGAGCGCGTGCGCTTCGAAACCCTGGAAGGCACGCGGGTCAGCCTGGTGGATGGGCGCGCATTCTGCGTGGTGACGCTGCACGCGCCCGGCCAGTTCGTGCCCATTGCGGCCGGTCCGGAACCGCTCACCGACGACTTTACGGTCGACGGTTTTCTGGCATCGCTTGCCAAGCGGCGCGCCCCTATCAAGCCTGCACTGCTTGATCAGCAGCTGGTGGCTGGGGTGGGCAACATCTACGCGAGTGAAGCGTGCTGGGAAGCGCGCATTCATCCGGCCACCGCGGCGAATACGCTCTCACGTGCACGCGTGACCCGGTTGCGTGATGCCATTCAGCTGGTACTCCACACCGCACCCACCGGACGGTACTACGCGCGTGATGACGTGAATGAGCGAGAGATCTGGCGCGTGTATGGAAAGGATGGTGACCCGTGTCGTCGCTGCGGCTCACGCATCTCACGATTGGTGCAAGCGGGGCGCAGGACCTTCTATTGCGGGCGATGCCAGCGGCGATAG
- a CDS encoding glycosyltransferase family 4 protein: MPARGNAHPMAVRHLAVEASRLLQEQRGIGRYVHNLLREFSEQRPDLHFTMYVDRAGDTEAMRTLLQTLHPALNARTWVETVDRLPHTTADVVWYPWNFVTAPAHEATMVVTVHDISPMLQLDHRWWKVLKRAKYKRRYVRTAQLSHSIVTDSSFSRDELVSKVGADASRISVTLLAADDLPLHLADDSTPLDAAQLTGPFFLTVGGQDARKNLPTLYKAMDALWARGVRIPLVQCGPSPARETRGLLGRAPWLTHVGYVSDQQLTTLYRRCIALVFPSRYEGFGLPVVEAMRAGAPVICSHESSLPEVAGSAARYVPWDDATGMAQVMQQLAENAELRASLRDAGRHRAALFTWAATARDTLVAFERAVHARGVVGFSSSRKRSPFVEPRLAPVVPPPLPELLSPLASPAIEGPAPRLHQS; the protein is encoded by the coding sequence ATGCCCGCTCGCGGAAATGCCCACCCCATGGCGGTGCGTCACCTCGCGGTGGAGGCCAGCCGACTGTTGCAGGAGCAGCGGGGTATTGGCCGATATGTGCACAACCTGCTGCGCGAGTTCAGCGAGCAACGCCCTGACCTGCACTTCACCATGTACGTGGACAGGGCTGGCGATACGGAGGCCATGCGCACGTTGCTGCAGACCTTGCATCCTGCCTTGAATGCGCGCACGTGGGTGGAGACGGTGGATCGACTACCGCACACCACGGCTGATGTGGTGTGGTATCCGTGGAACTTCGTCACAGCACCAGCGCACGAGGCCACGATGGTGGTCACGGTGCACGACATCTCACCCATGCTGCAGCTGGACCACCGGTGGTGGAAGGTGCTCAAGCGCGCCAAGTACAAGCGTCGCTATGTCCGCACCGCGCAGCTGAGCCACTCCATCGTGACCGACTCCTCGTTTTCACGCGACGAACTGGTGAGCAAGGTGGGGGCGGATGCCTCGCGCATCAGCGTCACGTTGCTGGCGGCCGACGATCTCCCGCTGCATCTCGCCGACGACAGCACGCCACTCGACGCGGCACAGCTGACCGGCCCGTTCTTTCTGACGGTAGGCGGACAGGACGCGCGCAAAAACCTGCCTACGTTGTACAAAGCCATGGACGCGTTGTGGGCCCGTGGTGTGCGTATCCCACTCGTACAATGCGGCCCATCACCGGCGCGGGAAACGCGGGGGCTGCTGGGGCGGGCGCCCTGGTTGACGCATGTAGGATACGTCAGTGATCAGCAGCTGACGACGCTCTATCGGCGCTGCATCGCCCTGGTGTTTCCCTCGCGGTACGAAGGGTTTGGACTACCGGTCGTGGAGGCCATGCGGGCCGGCGCGCCCGTGATCTGTTCGCACGAAAGCTCGCTCCCGGAGGTCGCCGGCAGTGCGGCGCGCTACGTGCCATGGGACGATGCCACGGGGATGGCGCAGGTGATGCAGCAACTGGCAGAGAATGCCGAACTGCGGGCGTCGTTGCGCGACGCCGGACGGCACCGCGCCGCGCTGTTTACGTGGGCCGCCACCGCGCGCGATACACTCGTGGCGTTTGAACGTGCGGTCCACGCGCGCGGCGTGGTGGGATTTTCGTCTTCACGAAAGCGCAGTCCGTTCGTGGAACCGCGGTTGGCTCCGGTAGTGCCCCCGCCGCTCCCGGAGCTGCTATCGCCGCTGGCATCGCCCGCAATAGAAGGTCCTGCGCCCCGCTTGCACCAATCGTGA
- a CDS encoding class I SAM-dependent rRNA methyltransferase has translation MNRPDRRHSQRNRSRQSAGEPRGTVPRRNATAPMVGGEVAVVSRRGAERLRGGHPWVFRSDVERVPELPAGVVRVEAANGAPLGWALWSPRSEISLRRMEANPERVIDEGWWYDTLRTAIARRAPLAAEANAYRLVHGEGDGLPSLVVDKYGDALVVQLLSAGVDVWTETIVRALRELTGCTGILARNDPAARDREGLPREVKLLFGDVPRTVEVLEHGVRYIAAPWDGQKTGAFLDQRENRVLIGGLARGKALDCFAYHGSFALHLAKRADHVCALDVSAPALARVHEHAERNGLTNIEPVEGDAFDVLRAWHKEGRTFDTIVVDPPAFAKTRGALDGALRGYKDINLQAMKLLAPGGLLFTASCSFHLSRGLFFEMLSEAVADSGRRFALRAFTGQPLDHPELINVPETGYLKGALLEAMG, from the coding sequence GTGAATCGCCCCGACCGCCGTCATTCCCAACGAAACCGTTCGCGTCAGTCGGCGGGCGAGCCCCGCGGCACGGTGCCGCGACGCAATGCCACAGCGCCGATGGTGGGTGGAGAGGTGGCCGTGGTGTCGCGACGTGGGGCGGAACGGTTGCGTGGCGGGCACCCGTGGGTGTTTCGCAGTGATGTGGAACGGGTGCCGGAATTGCCCGCCGGCGTGGTGCGTGTGGAGGCGGCCAATGGTGCGCCATTGGGCTGGGCGCTTTGGAGTCCGCGTTCGGAAATTTCGCTGCGCCGGATGGAGGCCAACCCGGAGCGGGTGATTGACGAGGGGTGGTGGTACGACACCCTGCGCACCGCCATTGCCCGTCGGGCACCACTGGCGGCGGAGGCGAACGCCTATCGACTGGTGCACGGAGAAGGGGACGGGCTCCCCAGTCTGGTGGTAGACAAGTACGGCGACGCGCTGGTGGTGCAGCTGCTGTCGGCGGGCGTGGATGTGTGGACCGAGACCATTGTGCGGGCGCTGCGGGAGTTGACGGGATGCACGGGTATTCTGGCGCGCAACGACCCGGCCGCGCGTGATCGCGAAGGACTCCCGCGGGAAGTGAAGCTGCTGTTCGGCGACGTGCCCCGGACGGTGGAAGTGCTGGAGCACGGGGTGCGCTACATCGCGGCGCCGTGGGATGGGCAGAAAACAGGCGCGTTTCTCGATCAGCGGGAAAATCGCGTGCTCATTGGTGGGCTGGCTCGCGGCAAGGCATTGGACTGTTTTGCGTACCACGGCAGCTTTGCCTTGCACCTCGCCAAGCGCGCCGATCATGTGTGCGCGTTGGACGTCTCGGCTCCGGCGCTGGCGCGTGTGCATGAGCACGCCGAGCGTAACGGGTTGACGAATATTGAACCGGTGGAAGGCGATGCGTTTGACGTGCTGCGGGCGTGGCACAAGGAAGGGCGCACGTTTGACACCATTGTGGTGGACCCGCCGGCGTTTGCCAAAACGCGCGGGGCGCTGGATGGCGCATTGCGTGGATACAAAGACATCAATCTGCAGGCCATGAAGCTGCTGGCACCGGGCGGACTGCTGTTCACCGCCAGCTGCAGCTTTCATCTGTCGCGCGGATTGTTCTTCGAGATGTTGAGTGAGGCGGTGGCCGACAGCGGACGGCGGTTTGCGCTGCGGGCCTTCACGGGGCAGCCTTTGGATCACCCCGAACTCATCAATGTGCCGGAAACCGGATATCTGAAAGGGGCGCTGCTGGAGGCGATGGGCTGA
- a CDS encoding glycosyltransferase family 2 protein produces the protein MPAPTISLVVATYNWPRALELVLASVRNQQVMPYEVLIADDGSGSETRALVEREVKRLPVPLVHVWHEDTGFRLAAIRNKAIAAARGDYVVQIDGDIVLHPGFIAAHVQFAQRGSWVQGSRALLTPTLTERLLSGQSTALGPFTAGIENRVNAFHLPWLARFVRGERRGLRRVRGCHMAFWRDDLIQVNGYDEAIEGWGREDSELATRLCNAGLERRNLKFAAVCYHLWHKQASNDAVERNHERFLRTVQERLTRCERGLDQYVPSTARVA, from the coding sequence GTGCCAGCCCCCACCATTTCCCTGGTGGTGGCCACGTACAATTGGCCACGGGCACTGGAATTGGTGCTGGCCAGTGTGCGGAATCAGCAGGTCATGCCGTACGAAGTGCTCATTGCCGACGATGGCTCCGGCAGTGAGACACGGGCCTTGGTCGAACGCGAGGTGAAGCGCTTGCCAGTGCCTCTCGTGCACGTGTGGCACGAGGATACCGGCTTTCGGTTGGCCGCCATTCGCAACAAGGCCATCGCCGCCGCGCGCGGTGACTACGTCGTGCAAATTGACGGCGACATCGTGCTGCATCCGGGATTCATTGCGGCGCACGTCCAGTTCGCTCAGCGTGGCTCGTGGGTGCAGGGATCACGTGCGCTGCTCACCCCTACGCTCACCGAGCGACTGCTGAGTGGCCAGTCCACGGCGCTGGGTCCGTTCACGGCAGGCATAGAGAACCGCGTCAACGCGTTCCACCTGCCCTGGCTGGCGCGCTTTGTTCGCGGAGAGCGGCGAGGGCTTCGCCGAGTGCGCGGCTGTCACATGGCGTTCTGGCGCGATGACCTGATCCAGGTCAACGGGTATGATGAAGCCATAGAGGGGTGGGGGCGCGAAGACAGTGAACTTGCCACCCGCCTCTGCAATGCCGGACTTGAGCGCCGCAATCTCAAGTTCGCCGCGGTTTGCTATCATCTGTGGCACAAGCAGGCCAGCAACGATGCCGTCGAGCGTAATCATGAGCGTTTCCTGCGCACGGTACAGGAACGTCTGACACGCTGTGAACGCGGCCTTGACCAGTATGTGCCCAGTACAGCGCGCGTTGCCTGA